The sequence GTGATGTATGACTGCCTCCCGCTCTACCACGCTGCAGGTAACGTGAGCCACGTGGAGCCCTGCTTGCACGGGCTGTCCCTTCCCTTCTGCCGAGCCCAGGGCACAGGCTGGAGGCTGGCACAGCAGCCATGCTCTGTGCCAAGGAGAGCccagctggtggtggtggtgctgccTGTCTGATCTGagtccttcctctttctctgggaGCTGGGACTGATCAGACTGGCCTTTGGAGTggggagtgggtttttttttatccCAGCTTCTAGACcagctttggggcagctgtacctTATTGCTGCTCCATCTGGAAGGTAATGGGGATGGGGAAGCAGTGCCCACCTTGCTGGCTGAGACACGCTGGGACGTCTGGGTGCAAAGTGCTGTTGCAGATCTTGCTGTCACTCTGCCCCTGTGTCCCCTTCGCAGTGCCTGTGGTCCTGGGGGCCTTGGCTAGATGATCACTTGTGTGCTTTGAGACAGCATGTGGCCTCTGCCTTGCCCTGCCAAGCCTTTCCCCATACTGGTTGGGCTGGAGAGATGTGGGGACTGAAGGCCTCTCTGGCTGTCTCTCCACAGGGAACATTGTGGGAATcgggcagtgcctgctgcagggcaTGACAATCGTCATCCGCAAGAAGTTCTCGGCCTCACACTTTTGGGAGGACTGCGTGAAGTACAACTGTACGGTGAGGCCATGAGGCAAGGGACCACCAAgccagctggggctggggagaggagcctggggaCCCATGTTGTCTGCTGGAAGAGGGGGCAGCCTGTACCAGCTCTGCCTGTGTCCTGCACTGCCTTTTGAGGTGGTGGGGCCATGTCCTTCCCACCTGGGGTGGTAACTCTGTGTGTCCAAGCTGTTCCCATGCTCCAACATTAACCACAAGGTTTGGGATAGGTTTTGCAGACTGGAGGAGGGTACCTCAGGCAGGGGGGTAGCCAGCAAGGGGCAGATGGGGGACAAGCTAGCAGGACCTCCTGGGTTTTGCCCTGGCCTCTTTAGGGAACCTTGGGCTAGTtgttccttccctgcctgccctggggACCACCCCCAAAAAGACCTTGGGGCCTGGGGGAAGATCCTAGTTTGTCCTTGTTTCCTGTTTACCCCAGATTGTGCAGTACATTGGTGAGATCTGCCGTTACCTCCTGAACCAGCCGTACCAGGAGGTGGAGCGGCAGCACCGGGTGCGCATGGCGCTGGGCAACGGGCTGCGAGCCTCCATCTGGCGAGAGTTCATGGCCCGCTTCGGCATCGCCCAGGTGGCCGAGTTCTACGGGGCCACTGAGTGCAACTGCAGCCTGGGCAACTTCGACAACAACGTaaggccccgctgccctccctatGTCCCAGAGGGTTCCTGCTGGCCTGGGCAGGGCTGGAGACTCAGTGGGGCTGTTTGCTCCTGGTTCCTTGTCAAGAGGCCTCACGTGGGTTACTGTCTGCCTGGAGGGGTTTTGGCTGTTCTTGTGTGGTGCCAGCTCTCTGGTGTCCTGGATGTGGGTGGGCAGCAGGCTTGGGGCTGGAGAGACATCCCTGCTGCCCATGGCTCTGAGCTCCTTCTGTCCTAGGTTGGGTCCTGCGGCTTCAACAGTAGGATCCTGCCAGGTGTGTACCCCATCGGCTTGGTGAAGGTGCATGAAGACACCATGGAGCTGATCCGGGGGCCAGATGGTGTCTGTGTCCCCTGCAAACCAGGTGAGGGCAACCGGGGGAATATGTGTCTCCTCGGCCCTATGTGAGTCTTTCATTAGATACTTCAAGGTATTTTAACTAGGCTTGAGACTGCTCAGGTAAACTTCCCTTTTTCTCTGGGCTTGATTTGTTGCTTCCCCCTATTcatcccctcttctctccctgcagGGGAGCCGGGGCAGCTGGTGGGCCGCATCGTCAAGAGCAACCCCTTGCAGCATTTTGATGGCTACCTGAATCAGTCAGCCACCAACAAGAAAATCGCCAGGGATGTTTTTTCAAAGGGGGATGCTGCCTATCTCACAGGTGAAGCGAGCAGGGCCCCGCCATGTCTGCTAagaggggaggaaagggctattTGGGTGGGTTTGGGGCTGTGCgacctggctttgccaggcctgTGTGGTCCTGCTACCTCCAAGTTGGTGAGCAGAGAAGAACCAGGCTTTTTGAGCCTCTCTTTCCCCACCCCAAGCTGTTTCAGGCTAGTGGCTCTGCCCTGAGATGCTTTGGGGGAGCTCTTAGCCCCTCTGACACCCCATTTTTTGCCCATTCCTCACTCTGCCATAGGGGATGTCCTGGTGATGGACAAATATGGTTACATGTACTTCCGGGACCGCACTGGGGACACGTTCCGCTGGAAGGGGGAGAACGTCTCCACCACAGAGGTGGAGGGGACACTGAGCCGCATCCTCAACTTGACAGATGTTGTTGTTTACGGTGTGGAGATCCCAGGTAACTGGGGTGGGAGAAGACGCTCAGTGGAGGCAGGCAGGCCTCTGGCACCTGAATGTGAGCATGTCCTGCGTGTCCAGACTGTGTGTCCTTTTGCAAGATGTGTCCTTTTGCAAGTCCTTTTGACTGAGGTTCAGTGTCAACAAGCCAGGGAGAAGCCACTGGGGATGTGACTAGTGGGAATCTTCTCTCCAGCCGAGGTTTGGTCTGATACTGACTAGTTTGGAAGGACCCTGTGTCCTTCCTGGGCAGGCTGCAGGTGTCTCCTCTGGGAGGAGGTGACTGTGACCGCTGGGTGTCGCTGTACCCTTAGCCACAGGGTGGTGACACAGCTGGTGACACAGCTGGACATGCCAACGCTTCAGTACAAAGCAGGGTGTTTGCCAGCGGCCTTGCTGGTGTGGGACAGATGGAGGCAATACTACAGGGACAGTGTGTCCCACAGGGtgctctcccttcttttctgtccTGCAGGGATTGAAGGGAAGGCAGGAATGGCAGCCATCGCCGACCCTGAGAACTCCTGTGACCTGGAGAGCTTTGCTGGTGAGCTGAAAAAGGCTCTGCCGCTGTACGCGCGGCCCGTCTTCCTGCGGTTTCTGCACGAAGTCTCCAAGACAAGTGAGCCACGGCGTGTGCGTTTGTGCAGGGGGGAGGGCACCGCTGCTTCGTCTGCCTCGCTCGGGTACGGAGGGTGATGTGCAGCAGGCCTGGGATGAGATGGAGCAGGTCTGCCCTGTAGAGTCCTCCTGGCCTCCAGTGACTTGGAGAAGTGGGAGTGCAAGGCCGTGGTGGCTGGCACTGGGGTGCCTCAGGGTGGCCTCGGCACCTGGGAGGTGACCTCCCTGTCCCAGCCGTGTGCTGTGCAGGACGGTGCGTGAAGCAAGGCCTGGCAGCGCGACCGGGTGGCGATGGGAGCGCGGGCAGCCGACAACCCCTTCCTCCCATCTTCTCTCCCCGCTCCAGGCACTTACAAATTCCAGAAGATGGAACTGCGCAAGCAGGGCTTTGACCCGGCGCTGGTGAAGGACAGGTTGTACTTCCTGGACTCCAGGCAAGGCCGCTACCTGCCCCTGGACCAGGAAGCGTTCGAGAGGATCCAGTCGGGACAGCAGAAGCTGTAACCAGCGGGGCTCGAGCAAGGCACCTCCCCAAGtcctgggggggagagggggggcagGGCAGGCGCTGGGGAAGGAAAGGCTCAGGGAGCGATATAAAGGCACGCTAGAGATTTTATTTGACGAGTTTTACAGATAACGGGTTGGGGGGAATGCAGGGGGAACGGAGGGGAGGGGGATGGTTGCATACCAAAGCATAGACTCATTATGGCTTTATTTTCTAATTGGTACAGTGGTGGTGGTCCTGAGCCACGGGAGGGGCAGGGCCCCGGCCACTTGAGGAGGGATGGGGTGCCCCTgccattccattttttttcccgtcttccccctccctttccctgcctgcagcagcccttcCTTGTGCAGGCCATGAAGGGACCAGCGCTGGgctcttttccccctcctcctccaccaagcagccagctcctccctgGTGCCGGGCCCCGGCTGGCAGAGGGAAGCGGGGTGCCAGGCGCAACCCCTGCCCTCTCTGCGGCCCGCTGGTGTCGTGTTTCTGCTGTGAATCAGGGGAGCAGGATAGTGCTGGGCTCAGGGGAGGGACAGGGAGGTGTTTCTGCCATGCCTTGCTCTCTCCTGGGGATgacatttctatttttcacaaTCACACatacattatacatatatatatatataagtgtgtatatatatgtatgtgtgtatgtatatatacatatatatatatataaaatacatgctgacttttttttttccattcttaatTTATTGTCCGTACTTTTGAATGTGTCCTGGGTTTGTGCAGTAGGTGGAGGGACATCCCAGACCTGTACTCTCTCGGAGAGCCCTTTTCTCTCACAGGGAGACGGGACACTCTCATCTGGGACCGAGTCTCCTCTTCCAGCGTTGGCGCGGCCACGTGTGTCCCTGTGGCCTTGCTGCACGGTGAAGGATGTGAGCGAGCTCTGCTGTCTTGTGGACACGTCTCTGGGTCTCTTACTTCCACCTTTTGTGGATGCAGCCTTGTTTCGTGCACTTTCTTCCTTGCAGAGAGCAGGTGGGAGAGTGGGAATGAAGGGCCTGGCTTGGCTTTGCTTAGACGTACTCAGCACCTGAGAAACATGGAGCGGCTCTAGGGGCTTTCCTGCTGCGATGGCTGGGCCATGGACGTGGGAGGCAACTTGCCTAGGGGAGAAGCTCCTCCAGAGGGTGGTCTCTGTGAGAGCCTGACTTCACAGTCTCTGCGTCTCCTCCTGCAAGAGTCCCTCTCCACCTCCACAGCAGGAGACTGGCCTCTGAACTGAAATGTCTGTGTTAAACACCTGACTTGCGCCAAGTGAATTCCCCGCGTTGTGTCCGATGTGAAACAGCCTTAGCAGCAATGTCTGATTCCAGCCCTTGGAGACCATGCAGAAACATCTGTGTCAGAGAAAACTCTGGgttgggttttcttcttttttttttttttacggttTGTTTGATGCTTTTAGCAGAGTTACACCTTAAAATGACATGTGTGTCTCTTGCAAGGGCAGGGTGTGTCTGCTCTTTTAGCTGTGCTTCCACACCAACATACCTGCCTGCCCCAGTCTGTCCTGTCCTCACAATTAAATGCGAGTATGGGCTATGCTGGAGTTTCCTACCTCTTGCTTGCTCAGTCCTGCTGTGTTGGGGGAGGCAAGGGACTGGGCCAGTTTGGGAACTGCCACTGCAGAGCGCAACCTCCCCGTACTGGGTTTGTCTCTAGCTCATCTCAGGGCAGGGGGAGGCAAGCCTTTGCCGCTGGATTCGATGCCTGCAGGAGAACAGCCTGTTGACTGGACCCTCTCCAGACCCCTCTGCCTACTTCCCactccccctttctccctgtcCTGGCCCCAGTGTTGCCATCCCAGTTTCTCCAGCATGGCCCAGTTCTCCCTGTGTACCCTGGCCAGTCtggctctttctctcccctcttctgaCCCCTTGTTCCTCATCCTGCTGCTTCCTGTCTCCATTGTAGGCCAAGTTTAATCTCCCAGCTCCAGTGTCTGACTTCCCTGACAAGCTTTTTGTTTCcgttctcccttctcttcccttgctGCCAGACCCATCCTTAAAACCTTCTGCATCCAAACTGGGGAGGGTGGTGAGGACAGGAGAAATAGGCCCCTTCATGGTGCGTAGGTACCAGGGTGAAATGTCTTTCATTAGCCTGGATGAAGCATGCTGATGAGACACGCTATGGGAAAAGAGCTGGAAACCTACATCTTTTATATACCAGATGCACCTTCTGACACGTTCGAAACCCCGCTTTCTCCAGTATCTCCAAACTGCAAACTTTATAGAGCAAAattcctgtgagctcagcaaAGTTCTTTAATTTTTGTGGTAAAATCCCCTACTCTGGGCAAGGTCTAGCCTGGAGCCATTAGGCCTTCTCTGCAaccagctccaggctgggccggTGCATGGTGAGGATGGGGAGGAGCGCGGGGTCGTGGGTGCACATGACGGCTCAGCTCTTCCTCGcagggtgcagcagcagagcggaTGCTCCTGGGACAGCCGGTGTCCCCAAGCAGCCCTCCACAGCTCGCTTGAGAACAGGCCCAGGGAAAAGCTtggcctcagccccactgccctgTGGTGCTGGCAGGATTGAGCCTTTGCAGAAGGAGGCTTTGCCTGCAGAGGGGTTGTGTTTAAGGGCCCGTTGGTGTCCCCAGGCCTTGGGGCGGCTGCCACCCCAGCGAGGTGCAGGGAGCGCAGTGGTGACTGCTCTGCAGATGCTCGGGTCCCGCTTTCGGACGCTGTTCCTCTTGCAGCTGCCGGAGGAGGGCGGGCTGGGCACAGCGAACGTCGTCTCACATCGAGGGACCTCCTCTGGCGCCCCGGGATGCCACaaacccccggggagggggggcatGGGGTGCtgcgagggcagagctgggagctgccctGTCTCTCCGCTCTTGGGGTGGCAAGTTACCCACGTGGGGACAGGTCGGATCCTGTCTGATGGGGAGTTTTGGGTACAGATGATTGTGCTGGCTTTGAACCTAGTGGAAATCACAGGCAGCCCGTTCCCCTCCACCCCGTGTCCTGACATCCCCGTTGCAGAGGATGCCCAAAGTCTCCTTCAGCGACACCGAGGTTACCCCAGACCCCCGGTTTCAATCAAACACTGGCTTCCACGCAACCGGAGCTGCCAGGTTTGCTGAGCCCTTGCTAAAAGAACAAGGGAAAGTCCGACCTCGCTGAAGTCGGTCTCGGGTCTGCTGTCTGGAGATGCGTGGTTTGGGTGGTACTGGGAGAAATGGGagtgcttctctcccttgctggaAGAAATAGCTGTGCTTCCTTTTGTACAAGGCTGCTCTTAGAAGAGGCAGGGAAAGGTGCTGCAGTGAAAGGCTTAGTGCTGTATTTCCAGGTCTATGAAAGctgtttatctttaaaaaaaaaaaaaaaaaaagccctaagtgAACCCTGTGATTCAGGGGCGCTGCGTATTAAACGCAGGTGCAAACAGTATGGGACGCTTATGAAAGCACGGCAATTACTTATTTGCGAGTAAGCTGATGTGAAGGAAGACTGGTTTGTACTCTTGGTTTGGGGGATACGTGGGGCTTGTACTCACAGCGGAGGCAGGAGCACGGTCAGCCGAGGGGCTGAGAgctggctgcagcacagcagagagcacGGGGAGCTTGTCTGTCCTTCACCCAGGTCCCGCGTGTCCCACGGGCTGGGACGGGCAGGAAGGCTCCGAGGTGCCAACCTTTAGCATTCAGAGGGTTAAAAGTACTAGCTCTTTTCCCCGCTGGAAACCTGCTGGCAGGGTATAATTCACATACTGTTTGGGCCGTTGTTGTCTTTCCCGAGGACGGTCGTGTCGTACTTGGCAATGCCTTGAGACGTGCTACAAAACCCAGATAAACCAATTAGAGTTTTTCCGCTGGCTTGTGTCAGCTCTGGGTTGAAGCCATGGGGCCTTTTTAAAGTCCCACTTCCCCAGGAAAAAACTAAGCATAGGCCCAAGTGCCACTGCAGCAGTTAGCCCAGGAACGCAAGTGCAAGTGTGTTACTGATTCAGGAATCAATGCTGGGACACAACGCCTCCAGCAGGGAAGTGTTTGGAAAGAAGCAGCCGGGGCCTAATCTTATGctgattttctgtttctttttatttgtgttttttttaaggaagaagcTAACTGAATCCCCTTTCTATGTTTAGAGGCACCTTGTGAGACTTATCTCTCTCCTTTGATCATTAGGCTCAAGTCTGGCTCAGCAGCTGTATATAGGTAAAAGTACTATATAAAAAGGATAAGatattattcttttttaactaaaaattttaaaaatctgtttgcatgaggagaataaaacattaaaatccCTTTCTGGGTTATTATTAACCTATTAATTTGAGCAAAGCCAAAGAGCTTTACAGACCAAACGTACTTTTCACCACAGAGATGATTGTTTCCCGCAGATCCTTCATCCTGGACAGTgacaataatattaatattacGAAAAATAATGTTGTAATTTTCTCTCTGGTCAGCTTCTCTTGCCAGCTCTAGGTCCTAGCTAGCTCGGCCAAGCCACGCTTGGTGTGCAAATGAGAGTATTTCAGCCTAAACACAGGCAGGGTTTCTGCAGGATGCTCAGGACCTTTCTGGATGAAATTAATTTCTGCTGCAGAGAAAGTCTGTGGCAATCTTTAAAGACCCGTGCCTTCGAGCCTCCCCCCGACACTCTTTACGTGCTGAAGTCCACCCAAACAATGACGCCCGCGCGCGCCTCTCAGCGCTGCTGAGCCAGCTTCGCCTTTAAGCGGCAGCCGGGAAATATTCTGGACTAAAGAAGGGCCTATCCTTTGGTGCGCTCTTTAGAAATGTAAATACGTGATTCCCCCGAGCCAGCGAGCCAGCGAGCAGCGGTTCCAGCGCAATCGAGAGCAGGCTCTGGGCCGGAGGCACCTTTGCCTCCTCCCTGTTGCAGGGGATTCCGCAAAAATTGCGGTCTGCGGCGAGaggcggggaagggccggcggctTTCCTCCGTCACGCGGAAAGGCTTCGCTAGGGACGCGAGCCTCTTTAGGGCTGTTCGCTCCTTAGCTGCTGCTCCGGAACGAGCAACTAGCACGggagggccggggctgcggcagggCGAGGAGCTGCGAGGGCACGGGGCCTTCGCTGCTCTCCTCCGGCCTGGCCCCTCGCGCTGCCGAACGCCGCCGTACGAAACAACCCGGGGCTCGACCCGCTTTTCTCCCGGGCAATTAAAAATCCCCCCCGTTGGCATGAACGACGCGAGGCCAAGGCCTGGGTGAGCTTCGGGCAGTTCACGTCATTGGGGACAGGCTGGGCAACACGGAAAACCGCGGAAGGGACGGTGGGCATCGCCCCGCTCCGGAGGGCGCTTGTGGccggccggcgcggcgggacgtgtCTCCCTGCCGTGCCGCATCCCCCCCTCCGCGTACCAGGCCCGCCGGGCCGAGCAGGCGTCGGGGGCCgacgccgccggggccgcgcgcacCCCTCGAACGAGGATAGCCcgaccggggccggggcagcgggcgccTCCCTCCTCGCCTCTCTGGCCGGGCCGCAGGAAGACGCTAACGGCGGCGGGCGAGCGGTGCGCTCCGCTTTGAGTATCGCTTTCAGCTCTTCTGAAGGTTAAACGCCTGTTTAGAGCGGCCTATTGAAGGCAGAGCCGGGGGTGCGGCATTGTGCGGCCGCCCGGGCGCTTTGTCTGGCCGCTTTCAGGGCTGCCCTGAATGGgaagcggccgccccggcccagcgccCGGCAGAAGGGCTCCTGGGGGAGAGGCGCTTCCTCCCGCCCTAATGACATTCAGGCCTCCATCGGTTCAGCTCCCGCtttctttctgctgcagtttAACCCGGGCACAGAGGCCGGGCTCCATCTTACTGATCTCTGCTTGACACCCAATTACCACATGAATGCGAGAGAAAGGCTGCAAAAGGCTTTAACTCCCCCTGAccctccttcccctctgcctgcttccccccctcgccccttcctacccccccccccccgctcctttcTCCGACTGGCGGAGGGAGTTCAAAACTGCGACTGGGAAATCAAACAAAGCCCGGAGCGAGGAATCCCATTGTTACCGCCTCAGCCATGGCTCCCGTTTCGCCGGCTATTGTTCCCCATGAAGTTTGACTTGCTGCGTGGAAGGATGGCAGCAGCTGTTTGCGCATTCCCCTgatgttttattgaaaaataattgaATCGTCAGTTCGAGGCGCCCTGATAAAATGTTTCCTCGCAGTGCCGGGCCCCCGTCGTATTTATAAACTACGCTTGCCTGTAAAACGTGCTGGCAAGCCAAACCGTTTCCTCCGGAATAAACCCTCGGCAGAGGGCTGGAGGCACATCCCCGCTGTCCTCGAAGGGAGAGAAAAGCGcccaaagagcaagaaaaagccAGGCCTGagacaaaagaaattaaaccctCTTTATTGCACGGCTCAGTTTCCAACCTGCTCTTTTGTTTGGCGCAGTTGCGTTTGTGGGTGGGGAAAGTCGGGTGTAGCCAGAGCTGGGCAAGTCTGGTCGGCTGCCTCTTGCCCCATTTTGGCTGGGGTAAGCGCCGTGGCAAAAGCCAGCTGGGCATACCGggtcctgcccagccctggctcaCGTGTGGAAGTCTCACGCTTGGATCCGAGTGGGAGATTTAGCATGGGAAATTTAGTATAAAAGGTTTAGCCTAAGCCAGTCACAGTGAGACCTCCCTGAGCTTGACCGAGAGGGTAGCATGTTCCTCGGGGCGGGAACCTTGTCTTTATGTAGTTTTTCTTTATGTACTTGTTTATTGAATACCATCTATGTTTACAGCACTTTAGAAATAACAATGTCAGCATTACACTTTTCCAAGGAGATTATACGTTTTCTTTTCCCATCCCCAAACATATGCCAGAGAATTGGGTGTTGCTCTGATTTCAGCACCCTGTACAGAGACAAGAATTGCTCCTCTTTCCAAACACACAATGCCCATAAAAATGTCTACTATATCTCATGTGATCACTGGCTATTTTTCCAGGACAATTGTTATGGTAACCAAATTTGGATGCTTGAATGAGCCAAATTGGCATTTAtgattactgttttctttttatttatttatttatttatttatgctttaATAGGAAAGAACTAACACTAAATCTGTAATATTCTGTTGTATTTCTATAATTCAGGAATTGAGATTCATTTAGGAGACAGTTCTCCTATTACTTGGCCTCATAAAtgatttctggaaggaaaaagaatagcTCATACAAAACTATAACTACAAATACTGATCTGGAATCCAGATTACCAGATCCTCTACATATATAGTGCCTCAGCCATTTCTGAAGTgcaaagaaataagatttttgtCTAAGGCTTTTCTTTCCTCAGCCAGTTTCCCACACAATTAGTTCAACATCCTGGGCTGTACATCTGAGATACCCAAAGGTGTAGGGTTTTAGAGATATCTAAAATCCAGCTAGAATTTTTGGATGAAGACCATGGTCAACGGCTTCGTGTCTCTGGCATAATGCAACCCCAGCAGTGACAGCAGCGCTCATCTGTGCAGGAGACAGGCCTGTCTTGGggccctggcccagcctggagaaTGATCTCTGCCGAGAACAAAAGGCCATTACAAACCCCATCACCTTCTGCTCTCGGGGTTAGGCGTAGTTTGACCCCCTTTAGCATAAATGTAGAGCAGTCTGTCTGCGTAAATTTATGCCCAATACATATAACACACTacgcatatgtgtatatattacatttctggATGTGGTGTGGCTATGTGTACGTGTATTATTTAAATTCAAACCCAGGCGCTCCAGTGAGCggagggatggaggagggagGGTTAAGGGGCTGCAGTCTTTCCACCAGCGCTGCCTGGTACAGCGCGTGCTCCATGTCATGCGGGGGGGAAGAGCCCGCGCCACCGCGCACAGCCCAGCTGTCACCATCATGGCTGCACCCAGCCCCCTTGTACATGCTTCTCCCTCTGGGGATGggaggagaaaacaaacagaTGACAGATGTTAGCCATGTTGTTTAATGCGGGACTGGAAGGTGCTCTGGTGCTACGGCGATGAGCTCGCGAGGAAAGGCGGCACTGGACGGAACAAGAGACTGATTTGCCGTGCATTTTCTGACGCGCTGAAACACATCTTCCGACGGTGGTGACAGGGGAGCGGTCATTAATCTGATCCAGCCTGGCCATTTCTGCTTCCCTACTAAAAATTTAAATGTCGCTGTGAGACAGAAGGTGAAGGTCAGGTTGGCTCCGCTGTTGGGAAGCGTCTGACACAGTTGCTTCCCTTTGCACTGCTGGGATGTTCTCCCCGTGTGAAAAATGACTCTGGGCAAAGCAAGATGGGAATTTAAAGCAGGGTAACTACTTTAAAGTCAGGAACAGGAGCTTAGTGTACGTCTCTTCCAAAACAGATTTCCCTGCAGACAGAATAACCCGGAGAAGAGCAGGCTTATGACAGATTGCAGGATTGTGGCCTTTAGGTTTTGGTCATCATCGAATTAATCGAGAAAACCCTCTAGGCCAGGCGAGGCCCGCACGCGAGCGCTGCACCCCCGGCCAGGCCCGGGCTGCGGCGAGGCCTGCGGCAGTGCCGGGGCACCAGGGGCCGCCGCGAGGCCCGCGCcctcgggccgccgccgccgccgccgccatttgCCGCCCCCCCCACCCGCCTTGCCGTTGCCAGGCAACGCGGCGCGCCCGGAAGTCGGCGCGGC comes from Apteryx mantelli isolate bAptMan1 chromosome 21, bAptMan1.hap1, whole genome shotgun sequence and encodes:
- the SLC27A4 gene encoding long-chain fatty acid transport protein 4; the protein is MMLRLAALTALLLFFRVSLELSWAQAVPALFVFYLGSGGWKFLLIFLKTIRRDLTTGLVLLRVKWQVWRHVREKNTIAKIFQKTASKCPEKTALIFQGTGESWTFRQLDEYSNRVANFFHGQGFRSGDVVALFMESRNQYVGLWLGLAKIGVETALVNSHLRMEALLHCITISNSKAVVFGVEMMEAMQEVQPSLEKSIHLFWSGEGNPESAIPGAKHLDPLLETAQRLQPTPPEKGFLDKLFYIYTSGTTGMPKAAIVVNCRYFRMSSLVYYGFRMRPDDVMYDCLPLYHAAGNIVGIGQCLLQGMTIVIRKKFSASHFWEDCVKYNCTIVQYIGEICRYLLNQPYQEVERQHRVRMALGNGLRASIWREFMARFGIAQVAEFYGATECNCSLGNFDNNVGSCGFNSRILPGVYPIGLVKVHEDTMELIRGPDGVCVPCKPGEPGQLVGRIVKSNPLQHFDGYLNQSATNKKIARDVFSKGDAAYLTGDVLVMDKYGYMYFRDRTGDTFRWKGENVSTTEVEGTLSRILNLTDVVVYGVEIPGIEGKAGMAAIADPENSCDLESFAGELKKALPLYARPVFLRFLHEVSKTSTYKFQKMELRKQGFDPALVKDRLYFLDSRQGRYLPLDQEAFERIQSGQQKL